The nucleotide window CAGCGTGCTTTCTACAGATAAGAGTTCAGATTTTGCTGAAGCGTACCGAGAAGCGGCATACAGCCTTCTCGAGCACCTTAATCATTTTTAAATTTCTTAGTTCGAGTACGTTCACGTTTTTCCGTCATCCGTTCAACTTTAGGTGGTGCATCAACCTTTACAGTTTTTGCTTTAACCATTCGCCCATTTGAGCCAGCAGGAATTTTCATTACTTCATAGAGATGTTCTGAAGATGAGTATGTTTCTTCTGGTTCTGGTAAACCAAGCTTGAGAGCCATATCAATCATCTTCCAGCGAGCCAATTCGTCCCAATCAACAAAAGTGACTGCGATTCCGTGGGCGCCTGCACGTGCAGTACGTCCAATTCTATGAACGTATGTTTTCTCGTCCTCTGGGCACTGATAATTAATTACGTGAGTAATTCCATCAATATCAATTCCGCGCGCCGCAACATCGGTAGCAACAAGCACATCTGTTTTACCCGCCTTGAAGTCATTGAGTGCTTTCTCTCGGGCAGTTTGAGCAAGATCTCCATGAATGGTCGCAGATCTAAATCCTCGTTCGAGTAGATCATCTGCTGTCTTTTGGCATGTTCGTTTAGTGCGACAAAAAACGATTGTGGGACCACGACCATCTGCTTGCAGGATTCGTGCCAACATCTCAATTTTATCCATTGCATGTGCACGATAAACATGCTGCTCAATTTTTGAAACTACAGCGCCTTCATCTTCATTATCTTGCGTGCGAATGTGAATTGGTTGATTCATAAATCGGCGTGCAAGGCTCAGAATATCTCCAGGCATAGTCGCTGAAAAAAGCATTGTTTGCGAACGTTTTGGTGTGCTTGTAAAAATCTTTTCAACATCTGGCAAGAAACCAAGGTCGAGCATCTCATCTGCTTCATCTAAGACAAGTCGTGAAACTTCTTTGAGTTTAAGGTGTCCTTGGCGATATAGGTCTAATAGTCGTCCAGGAGTGCCAACAACAATTTCGATACCTGCGCTGAGTGAATCTATTTGTGGTTCGAATGCTCGTCCGCCGTAGACGGCTAACGTTCTAATTCCACGATTATTTGCTAATTCATCAATGTCTTTTGCAACTTGAATACATAGTTCGCGAGTGGGTACAACAACTAATACTTGAGGTGCACCTTTATGTTCCAGTCCTTGCCACTCTGAGTCATTTGGTGCGATGACTCGTTCAATCAGAGGGATACCAAATGCAAGTGTTTTTCCAGTACCAGTTTTGGCTTGGCCAATGACATCACCATCTGCGAGCGCAATTGGTAAAACCATTTCCTGGATGGGAAAAGGCGAAGCAAAACCATGCTCCTTAAGAGCAGCCTTTGTTTCTTGGCGAAGTGGAAGGTCTTCGAAAGTTAGTGACACTTATTGGGCGCCGAAACCGACACGACGATCGGTTTGTTCGCCAATTTCTACGTAACCAATTTTGTCTGCAGGAACCATCACGACCCGACCGCGAATATCTTCCAGAGTTAAAGCTTCACCTGATTTAAGGGCTGCATTCACAGCGCCTTGAATTTCGGCAGCTCCGAGTTCGCTCTCAAAATTTAAATCTGAATTTACGTTAGTTACAGAGATTCGAACCTGAACTTTTTTAGCGCTATCGCTTTTCTTTGTACTCATAGTTGCTAATCCTACCGATTAAATACCATGTGGGTTTCCTCAATTATTTGCTGGGAAAGCCTGAAATTCCTCGCCACATGAGATTTTCAACTAAATCCACGGCTTGCTGACGGGTTAATTTGCTATCGCGCTCTAGCCAATGACGAGCAGTAACTTGTGCGCTACCGATTAAACCAACGCCTAGCAACATGGCAACTTCTTTAGGTAGACCGGTATCGAGGGAAATGATCGCACTCACGGCTGCAGCGCAGTCATAAGTCATGCGATTAAGCCTTTCAGCAACTGAGGGTTCAACACTCATGTCGCTTTCAAAGAGCAGACGAAATGCTTCGCCTTCACTTTCGATGAATCCAAAATAAGCATCGACTGTAGCGCGTACTCGGTTTGCGTTATCTGGCGTGGATGAAATTGCTTTTTGGATTTCATAAACAAGTGAATCGATATGAAGATCTAAAACTGCTAAATAAAGTTCTAACTTAGATGGAAAGTGCTGATATAAAACTGGCTTGCTTACTCCCGCACGATCTGCAATTTCATCCATTGCGGCAGAGTGATATCCGGCAGCAGTGAAAACTTCGAGGGCGGCAGATAGCAAAAGCGCACGGCGTTCATCGCGTGGTAAGCGAGGTTTGTTATCTCGCAGATTGGCTGAAGTACTCATCACGGCTAATCGTAGAGGCAAAAGCCTTCAAATTGGCAGTGCTCTCCTGAGTACGGCAGAATAAGCGCATTGTCGTACTCCACATTCAGGACGGTTATGAATATCCCACCATTGGTTGATAAAGGTCGCGCACTCACAGTTGATGAAGTGCGTCGATACAGCCGTCACCTAATAATTCCTGATGTGGCAATGGCAGGCCAGCAACGATTGATGAACGCAAAAGTACTCTGCGTTGGCGCCGGAGGACTTGGCTCTCCTGCACTTATGTATCTTGCAGCCGCAGGTGTTGGCACACTCGGTATCGTCGAATTCGACACTGTCGATGAATCAAATTTACAACGACAAATTATTCATGGACAAAGTGATATTGGAAAGAGCAAGGCAATTTCTGCAAAAGAGAAAATTGCAGAGATCAACCCAAATGTGAATGTAATCGTGCATGAGCTTCGCCTAGATACTGACAATGTTATGGAGATATTTTCACAATACGATCTCATCGTTGATGGCACGGACAATTTCGCAACCCGTTACTTAGTAAACGATGCATGCGTGTTGTTAAAAAAGCCATATGTATGGGGTTCGATTTATCGCTTCGACGGACAAGCAAGTGTTTTCTGGGCTGAATACGGTCCTTGCTACCGTTGTTTATATCCAGAACCACCACCACCTGGCATGGTTCCAAGTTGTGCCGAAGGTGGAGTGCTCGGTGTTCTCTGTGCGTCCATTGGATCTATTCAAACCACTGAGGCAATTAAATTAATTGCTGGAATTGGCGAACCACTAATTGGCCAACTAATGATTTATGACGCACTCGAAATGTCATATCGAAAGATTAAAGTGCGCAAAGATCCCAAGTGTCCATTGTGCAGCGACAAACCAACACAAACCACATTGTTGCCAGATTACGAAGCTTTCTGTGGAGTTCTCTCCGATGCAGCAGAAGTAGCCGTTAAGGATTCGACAATTTCAGTTACCGAACTCAAAGCAAAGATTGATAATAATGACAAGTTCCTACTTATTGATGTGCGCGAACCAAGTGAGTTTGAGATAGTGAAAATTCCAGGTGCGGTATTAATTCCTAAGCAGGGTTTCTTAGATGGAAGCGCTCTGGCTGGCTTGCCACAAGATAAGCCAATCATTCTGCACTGCAAATCTGGCGTGCGCTCGGCAGAGTGCTTGGCGATCCTTAAGAGTGCTGGATTTGCAGATGCGACACACGTCAGCGGCGGAGTTGTTGCTTGGGCCAAACAAATTGATACCTCTTTGCCGGTGTACTAAGTGCTAGATAGTTACAAAGGCTTTCGCTTACTTTTAGTGCACGCACATCCTGATGATGAAACCATTAATAATGGCGCAACAATGGCAATGTATGCAGACCTTGGAGCGCAAGTAACACTTGTTACCTGTACGCGCGGGGAAGAAGGCGAAGTTTTAATCTCAGATTTAAGCCACCTAGCAAGTACTCACACCGATTCACTCGGTGAGCATCGCGAGATCGAACTCAAAGATGCAATGGATGCACTTGGCATTAGTGATTTTCGTTTTCTCGGTGACAAATCAGTTAAGTTTCGAGATAGCGGCATGATGGGCACAGAACCAAATAACCGTCCGGATGTTTTTTGGCAAGCAGATTTAGATGGCGCTTCAGCGCATCTAGTCAAAGTTATTGAGGAAGTTAAGCCTCACGTACTAGTTACATATGATGAAATCGGGGGATATGGCCACCCAGATCACATTCAAGCCCATCGTGTGGCAATGAGGGCAAGTGAATTAGCGCAATGGAAAATTTCTAAAATTTATTGGAATGCAATGCCAAAA belongs to Candidatus Planktophila limnetica and includes:
- a CDS encoding DEAD/DEAH box helicase — protein: MSLTFEDLPLRQETKAALKEHGFASPFPIQEMVLPIALADGDVIGQAKTGTGKTLAFGIPLIERVIAPNDSEWQGLEHKGAPQVLVVVPTRELCIQVAKDIDELANNRGIRTLAVYGGRAFEPQIDSLSAGIEIVVGTPGRLLDLYRQGHLKLKEVSRLVLDEADEMLDLGFLPDVEKIFTSTPKRSQTMLFSATMPGDILSLARRFMNQPIHIRTQDNEDEGAVVSKIEQHVYRAHAMDKIEMLARILQADGRGPTIVFCRTKRTCQKTADDLLERGFRSATIHGDLAQTAREKALNDFKAGKTDVLVATDVAARGIDIDGITHVINYQCPEDEKTYVHRIGRTARAGAHGIAVTFVDWDELARWKMIDMALKLGLPEPEETYSSSEHLYEVMKIPAGSNGRMVKAKTVKVDAPPKVERMTEKRERTRTKKFKND
- a CDS encoding DUF3107 domain-containing protein codes for the protein MSTKKSDSAKKVQVRISVTNVNSDLNFESELGAAEIQGAVNAALKSGEALTLEDIRGRVVMVPADKIGYVEIGEQTDRRVGFGAQ
- the moeZ gene encoding adenylyltransferase/sulfurtransferase MoeZ → MNIPPLVDKGRALTVDEVRRYSRHLIIPDVAMAGQQRLMNAKVLCVGAGGLGSPALMYLAAAGVGTLGIVEFDTVDESNLQRQIIHGQSDIGKSKAISAKEKIAEINPNVNVIVHELRLDTDNVMEIFSQYDLIVDGTDNFATRYLVNDACVLLKKPYVWGSIYRFDGQASVFWAEYGPCYRCLYPEPPPPGMVPSCAEGGVLGVLCASIGSIQTTEAIKLIAGIGEPLIGQLMIYDALEMSYRKIKVRKDPKCPLCSDKPTQTTLLPDYEAFCGVLSDAAEVAVKDSTISVTELKAKIDNNDKFLLIDVREPSEFEIVKIPGAVLIPKQGFLDGSALAGLPQDKPIILHCKSGVRSAECLAILKSAGFADATHVSGGVVAWAKQIDTSLPVY
- the mshB gene encoding N-acetyl-1-D-myo-inositol-2-amino-2-deoxy-alpha-D-glucopyranoside deacetylase is translated as MLDSYKGFRLLLVHAHPDDETINNGATMAMYADLGAQVTLVTCTRGEEGEVLISDLSHLASTHTDSLGEHREIELKDAMDALGISDFRFLGDKSVKFRDSGMMGTEPNNRPDVFWQADLDGASAHLVKVIEEVKPHVLVTYDEIGGYGHPDHIQAHRVAMRASELAQWKISKIYWNAMPKSVLAEGIAKMREIGSDFFGADNVDDLPFAKDDALVTAMIDGTTYVDLKMKAMAAHATQIELDGPFFALSNNLGQQVWGHEYYSLVHGKKSEPFDANGRETDLFAGVTQA
- a CDS encoding TetR/AcrR family transcriptional regulator, yielding MSTSANLRDNKPRLPRDERRALLLSAALEVFTAAGYHSAAMDEIADRAGVSKPVLYQHFPSKLELYLAVLDLHIDSLVYEIQKAISSTPDNANRVRATVDAYFGFIESEGEAFRLLFESDMSVEPSVAERLNRMTYDCAAAVSAIISLDTGLPKEVAMLLGVGLIGSAQVTARHWLERDSKLTRQQAVDLVENLMWRGISGFPSK